In Candidatus Dependentiae bacterium, a genomic segment contains:
- a CDS encoding SpoIID/LytB domain-containing protein: MNIFNIKKRIFLLLFLVNNNLFAHIFQFPTTKTETIVKVLLEKKNSHAKSKYTLESSNILLVSTTDTTKTALFKDTKLDLIIQNDKIFTLIKDTKAQKDITKSFKYNEIEITSSSRSVKINGKKYTGSIIFKIDPKSHELYIISKLNLDEYLYSVLASEIYPTWPHEMQKIQAVISRTYAVYHMNQNMNKKLPYDILNNNFHQKYDGDHYNKHLKKAIDETCNVIITYNNKPILAMFDCCCGGITTANISSYDFKTNPYLSRKSVCNFCSKCPQYKWEKRFNIDDLLKKLKEDVSLVKKFVGAKKLLDIKIIKKDKAGIVKKIKFIFSNKNVIITGNQLWNNFKNIIYSLNFNIKKNNNKIIFMGNGYGHQMGLCQYGAKDLVDRGWDYKKIISFYYPGTNLGKLQYAAI, encoded by the coding sequence TTGAATATTTTTAATATAAAAAAAAGAATATTTTTATTATTATTTTTAGTAAATAATAATTTATTTGCACATATTTTTCAATTTCCTACTACAAAAACGGAAACAATAGTCAAAGTTCTTTTGGAAAAAAAGAATAGTCATGCTAAATCCAAATACACATTGGAATCATCCAATATACTTTTGGTTTCAACAACAGATACAACTAAAACAGCTTTATTTAAAGATACAAAATTAGATCTAATAATTCAAAACGATAAAATTTTTACATTGATAAAAGATACAAAAGCTCAAAAAGATATTACTAAAAGCTTTAAATACAACGAAATCGAAATCACTTCAAGCAGTAGGTCTGTAAAAATTAATGGCAAAAAATACACAGGTTCAATAATATTTAAAATAGATCCAAAATCACATGAACTTTATATAATCAGTAAGCTAAATTTAGATGAATATTTATATTCTGTTTTGGCATCGGAAATATATCCGACATGGCCACATGAAATGCAAAAAATACAGGCCGTAATATCAAGGACCTACGCTGTATATCATATGAATCAAAATATGAATAAAAAATTACCATATGATATATTAAACAATAATTTTCACCAAAAATATGATGGCGACCATTATAATAAACATCTAAAAAAAGCTATAGATGAAACTTGTAACGTAATAATTACTTATAACAATAAACCAATTTTGGCCATGTTTGATTGTTGCTGTGGAGGAATTACGACAGCAAATATTTCAAGCTATGATTTTAAAACCAATCCATATCTGTCTCGCAAATCTGTATGCAATTTTTGCAGCAAATGCCCCCAATATAAATGGGAAAAACGGTTTAATATTGATGATCTGTTAAAAAAATTGAAAGAAGATGTTTCATTGGTTAAAAAATTTGTAGGTGCAAAAAAACTTTTGGATATAAAAATTATAAAAAAAGATAAAGCAGGTATAGTCAAAAAAATAAAATTTATTTTTTCAAACAAAAATGTAATAATCACAGGTAATCAGCTTTGGAATAATTTTAAAAACATTATTTACAGTTTAAATTTTAATATTAAAAAAAATAATAATAAAATAATTTTTATGGGCAATGGTTATGGTCACCAAATGGGTCTGTGCCAATACGGAGCAAAAGATTTGGTGGATAGAGGTTGGGATTATAAAAAAATTATAAGTTTTTATTATCCAGGAACTAATTTGGGAAAATTACAATATGCCGCAATATAA
- a CDS encoding SMC family ATPase translates to MIPLSLELKNFLSYGADIQEIDFKDYSLICFSGKNGNGKSALLDAITWALWGQARKVSGLVKPDEGLLRLGQTRMMVSLKFNFAGQIYRVRREYSKTYGKPLMSLDFDLYDQIKDKFLPLTDKSIKQTQENIEKLLGLDYQTFINSAFFKQGGADEFSKKTPKDRKQILSNILGFSRYDDLMSLALNNAKKFGDDYKIGQVIQENILKETSTEQELKIVQLNEDEKLKKIKENILKIEENIKNNEIEYSNFLKLKDKYAFFKKELDSIDQRYQQKSLEYFDLVESWKKTHYQLIKLDNLSNLENQKKILIEKDKIFTNNQKEFLILQEELLKQKDLLQKSRVIIQEKNSIYLNELKLIVQRSEIELNAVLNLKKDKELELKDLLSKKNLYTQELNLLVKELAEVVKHEFYLTNFNKIFEKRRSFYAVLVQKGNWLKSSLNDIKEKLETIKKQESPVCPLCEQVLTLKRKAFLSNKFLNEFNILQYRLLRPSKIIKNLKDLLLKQHEELKKLQEKDGFYKNQNAKFIELQKTLNDLNTKIDLINKLLIDFEQKIVILTEKISNDRSNFSKIEEEQKKIVEQNPEILNINNKIKELELRKNRVAYDSIEHNKIQISLSDLEKKLFLISKFDEEKQLQLNRRSKINSIYLQLKELKINKLKLEKDICDLKFNLDPEAFLHKVKVLLKQDYDKSLMDRDIVLQSMAKYEHELLRIKELKDDFEKRKIELEKIKAQFEDYQILANAFSKNGIQALLIEQVIPQIEEEANNILARLTDNQAQIFIESLRDLKGGGVRETLDIKISDSTGVRPYEMFSGGEAFRIDFALRIAISKLLAKRSGIALQTLIIDEGFGSQDEDGLSRLMDAIYTIKSDFTKIIIVSHLDSLKENFPVHFIVSKNASGSFVTVYERG, encoded by the coding sequence ATGATTCCACTAAGTTTAGAATTAAAAAATTTTTTAAGTTATGGCGCAGATATTCAAGAAATTGATTTTAAAGATTATTCTTTAATTTGTTTTTCCGGAAAAAATGGAAACGGTAAATCTGCATTGTTGGATGCAATTACTTGGGCTTTATGGGGGCAAGCAAGAAAAGTGTCTGGCTTGGTAAAACCGGATGAAGGTTTGTTGCGTTTAGGTCAAACCCGGATGATGGTAAGTTTAAAATTCAATTTTGCCGGCCAAATTTATAGAGTAAGAAGAGAATATTCAAAAACCTATGGCAAACCATTGATGAGTTTGGATTTTGATCTTTACGATCAAATTAAAGATAAATTTTTACCATTAACGGATAAATCCATAAAACAGACTCAGGAAAATATTGAAAAACTTTTAGGTCTTGATTATCAAACTTTTATTAATTCAGCTTTTTTTAAACAGGGTGGGGCTGATGAATTTTCAAAAAAAACACCAAAAGATAGAAAACAAATTTTAAGTAATATTTTAGGCTTTTCACGGTATGACGATTTGATGTCATTGGCTTTAAATAATGCAAAAAAATTTGGTGATGATTATAAGATTGGCCAAGTTATACAAGAAAATATTTTAAAAGAGACTTCAACAGAACAGGAATTAAAAATTGTTCAGTTAAATGAAGATGAAAAATTAAAAAAAATAAAAGAAAATATTTTAAAAATCGAAGAAAACATAAAAAATAATGAGATTGAATACTCAAATTTTCTAAAACTAAAAGATAAATATGCTTTTTTTAAAAAAGAACTTGATTCCATTGATCAAAGATATCAACAAAAATCTTTAGAATATTTTGATCTGGTAGAATCATGGAAAAAAACGCATTATCAACTTATTAAGCTTGATAATTTAAGTAATTTGGAGAATCAAAAAAAAATATTAATCGAAAAAGATAAGATTTTTACAAATAATCAAAAAGAATTTTTAATATTGCAAGAAGAGTTGTTGAAACAAAAAGATTTGTTGCAAAAATCAAGGGTTATTATACAAGAAAAAAATAGTATTTATTTAAACGAATTAAAGTTAATTGTGCAAAGAAGCGAAATTGAATTAAATGCCGTTTTAAATTTAAAAAAAGACAAAGAATTAGAGTTAAAAGATTTGTTAAGCAAAAAAAACTTATACACTCAAGAATTGAATCTATTGGTAAAAGAATTGGCTGAGGTTGTAAAACATGAATTTTATTTAACAAATTTTAATAAAATATTTGAAAAACGAAGATCTTTTTATGCTGTTTTGGTTCAAAAGGGTAATTGGCTTAAAAGTTCACTTAATGATATAAAAGAAAAACTTGAGACTATTAAAAAGCAGGAAAGTCCTGTGTGCCCATTGTGTGAACAAGTTTTGACACTAAAACGTAAAGCTTTTTTATCCAATAAATTTTTAAATGAATTTAATATTTTACAATATAGACTTTTGCGGCCATCAAAAATAATAAAAAATTTAAAAGATCTACTCTTAAAACAACATGAAGAATTAAAAAAACTTCAAGAAAAAGATGGTTTTTATAAAAATCAAAATGCTAAATTTATAGAATTACAAAAAACATTAAATGATTTAAATACAAAGATAGATCTAATAAATAAATTGTTGATAGATTTTGAACAAAAGATTGTTATATTAACTGAAAAAATAAGTAACGATAGATCTAATTTTTCAAAAATAGAAGAAGAACAAAAAAAAATCGTGGAGCAGAATCCTGAAATTTTGAATATAAACAATAAAATTAAAGAACTTGAGTTAAGAAAAAATCGAGTTGCTTATGATTCTATTGAACATAATAAAATTCAGATTAGCTTATCTGATTTGGAAAAAAAACTATTTTTGATAAGTAAATTTGATGAAGAAAAACAGTTACAACTTAACAGACGCTCAAAAATAAATTCAATTTATTTACAGTTAAAAGAGCTCAAAATTAATAAATTAAAATTGGAAAAAGATATTTGTGACTTAAAATTTAACCTTGATCCGGAAGCTTTTTTGCATAAAGTTAAAGTTTTACTTAAACAAGATTATGATAAATCGTTAATGGATAGAGATATTGTTTTGCAATCTATGGCAAAGTATGAGCATGAACTTTTGCGTATAAAAGAATTAAAAGACGATTTTGAAAAAAGAAAAATTGAATTGGAAAAAATTAAAGCACAATTTGAAGATTATCAAATATTGGCCAATGCTTTTAGTAAAAATGGAATTCAGGCTTTGTTGATCGAGCAAGTAATACCTCAAATTGAAGAAGAAGCAAATAACATTTTGGCAAGATTGACTGACAATCAAGCCCAGATTTTTATAGAATCTTTAAGAGATTTAAAGGGCGGTGGCGTTAGAGAAACTTTAGATATAAAAATTTCAGATTCGACTGGAGTAAGACCTTATGAAATGTTTTCCGGTGGGGAAGCTTTTCGAATTGATTTTGCGTTAAGAATAGCTATATCAAAACTTTTAGCGAAAAGATCCGGAATTGCACTGCAAACTTTAATTATAGATGAAGGTTTTGGTTCTCAGGATGAAGATGGTTTATCTAGGTTGATGGACGCAATTTATACAATAAAAAGCGATTTTACAAAGATTATCATTGTTTCTCATCTTGATAGTTTAAAAGAAAATTTTCCGGTACATTTTATTGTTTCAAAGAATGCTTCAGGATCGTTTGTAACTGTTTATGAAAGAGGTTGA
- a CDS encoding ribonuclease HI family protein, producing the protein MEKQLNFFTNTNKNEKEIQPINLWAAFIDGASRNNPGPAGAGVFIKKDDVIFLKKGFFLGYKTNNQAEYLALALALFFIKNEKSVNPNISIVSDSELLIKQMNGFYQIKNQELIKIKNLIDYLLQNTKTTFKHVLREQNKIADKLANEGIDKKHEIPADFVILMKNFDIK; encoded by the coding sequence ATGGAAAAGCAACTCAATTTTTTCACTAATACAAATAAAAATGAAAAAGAAATTCAACCAATAAATTTGTGGGCGGCATTTATTGACGGTGCATCAAGAAATAATCCCGGACCTGCCGGTGCCGGTGTTTTTATAAAAAAAGATGACGTGATTTTTTTGAAAAAAGGTTTTTTTCTTGGCTATAAAACAAATAATCAAGCGGAATATTTAGCATTGGCTTTAGCACTCTTTTTCATAAAAAATGAAAAATCCGTTAATCCAAACATATCTATAGTTTCAGATTCTGAATTGCTTATAAAACAAATGAATGGTTTTTATCAAATAAAAAATCAGGAATTAATAAAAATAAAAAATCTGATAGACTATCTTTTACAAAATACAAAAACAACATTTAAGCACGTATTAAGAGAACAAAATAAAATAGCAGACAAACTTGCAAATGAAGGAATAGATAAAAAACATGAAATTCCTGCAGACTTTGTAATCTTAATGAAAAATTTTGATATCAAATAA
- a CDS encoding HU family DNA-binding protein encodes MNKSELINALSEETNFSKKDISKVLASFTRIIEKSLKKGDKVSITGFGTYWLSHRPARVGINPATKARINLPSVNVPRFKPGKHLKEQLR; translated from the coding sequence ATGAACAAGAGCGAATTGATAAATGCATTGAGTGAAGAAACAAACTTTAGCAAAAAAGATATTTCTAAAGTTTTAGCATCTTTCACCCGCATAATTGAAAAATCACTTAAAAAAGGTGATAAAGTTTCTATCACAGGATTTGGAACATATTGGCTATCACATCGTCCAGCAAGAGTTGGAATTAATCCTGCAACAAAAGCAAGAATAAACCTTCCTTCAGTAAACGTTCCAAGATTCAAGCCAGGTAAACACCTTAAAGAACAACTTCGTTAA
- a CDS encoding CPBP family intramembrane metalloprotease → MIKKIIRAIGPILISALSVLITFLILQQLAIALDQSFSLLNSRGVGKVAFITIVIFQIILFLLTLPVNFLNNFLKTNLYFLKEKDFIKKFCTYFFIFFILHSILLYLFYLAGFATYNNNWGYFSINLLLKTIFGFFVVFMLAWTEELIFRGTLFPYFTQYFSVFSSLILTSTIFMFVHDLKNPLNLITKNWQLGLGLFLLGMLLNLIFISTKKLYTNMGAHAGLVFVKVILRRAPILIFLSNDQIPNWVNKDLRMSSLVHILFFIIILILIYKNKSKLVETQPLS, encoded by the coding sequence GTGATAAAAAAAATTATCAGAGCGATCGGGCCGATTTTAATATCGGCCCTTTCTGTTTTAATCACATTTTTAATCTTACAGCAACTAGCAATAGCATTAGACCAAAGCTTTAGTTTATTAAATAGTCGTGGCGTTGGTAAAGTTGCATTTATAACAATAGTTATATTTCAAATTATTTTATTCTTATTAACATTACCGGTTAATTTTCTAAATAATTTTTTGAAAACAAATTTATATTTTTTAAAAGAAAAAGATTTTATAAAAAAATTTTGCACATATTTTTTTATATTTTTTATTTTACACTCAATACTTTTGTACTTATTTTATTTGGCCGGATTTGCAACATACAATAATAATTGGGGATATTTTTCTATAAATTTATTGTTAAAAACAATATTTGGCTTTTTTGTTGTCTTTATGCTTGCATGGACAGAAGAATTAATTTTTAGGGGTACACTTTTCCCATACTTTACCCAGTATTTTTCAGTATTTTCAAGTCTGATACTAACATCAACTATTTTTATGTTTGTTCATGATCTTAAAAATCCACTAAATTTAATTACAAAAAACTGGCAATTGGGTTTGGGTCTATTTTTACTGGGAATGCTTTTAAATTTAATTTTTATAAGTACTAAAAAGCTATATACCAATATGGGTGCGCACGCCGGATTGGTTTTTGTAAAAGTAATACTGCGCAGAGCCCCAATACTTATATTTTTATCTAACGATCAAATTCCAAATTGGGTAAATAAAGATTTAAGAATGTCCAGCTTAGTACATATTTTATTTTTTATAATAATTTTAATTTTAATATATAAAAACAAATCTAAATTAGTTGAAACTCAACCTCTTTCATAA
- the gap gene encoding type I glyceraldehyde-3-phosphate dehydrogenase: MKNIAINGFGRIGRAFLRSILLDENAKKNINIVAINIGNSNPELIAQLFQYDSIFGKYEGSVEYDKEHLNINGYKIKILHEIDPSKINWKTLDISWVIEATGKFCDRAGAQKHIAAGAKKVLITAPAKDIDITIIPGVNSDKYQESKHNIVSLGSCTTNCFAPIIKVIKENFTLINGLMTTIHSYTNDQVLLDVEHKDPRRARAAALNIIPTATGADKVITQIYPELLGKIKAKSIRVPTPNVSLVDFTFMTKENLDANTINQAFKNYANNQLKNIIEYCELPLVSCDFIQNPNSCILDSLLTESIGNLSKVFGWYDNEFGYSCRLKDFLLSK, encoded by the coding sequence ATGAAGAACATTGCAATTAACGGTTTTGGACGTATTGGAAGAGCTTTTTTAAGATCAATACTCTTAGATGAGAATGCAAAAAAAAATATTAATATAGTTGCGATAAATATAGGAAATAGTAATCCAGAATTAATAGCGCAACTTTTTCAATACGATTCTATTTTTGGAAAATATGAAGGTAGTGTTGAATACGACAAAGAACACTTGAATATTAATGGCTACAAGATCAAAATTTTACATGAAATCGATCCATCAAAAATAAACTGGAAAACTCTTGATATATCATGGGTTATAGAAGCTACAGGCAAATTTTGCGATCGTGCCGGGGCACAAAAACATATTGCTGCAGGGGCAAAAAAAGTGTTAATTACAGCTCCTGCAAAAGATATAGATATAACGATTATACCCGGCGTTAATAGTGACAAATATCAAGAATCAAAACATAATATAGTTTCACTTGGAAGTTGCACTACTAACTGCTTTGCACCTATAATAAAAGTAATAAAAGAAAATTTTACTTTAATTAACGGTCTAATGACTACAATACATTCCTATACAAATGATCAAGTTTTACTTGATGTTGAACATAAAGATCCAAGAAGAGCACGCGCTGCTGCATTAAACATAATTCCAACAGCAACAGGTGCCGATAAAGTAATAACACAAATTTATCCGGAGCTTTTGGGTAAAATTAAGGCAAAATCAATAAGAGTTCCTACACCAAACGTTTCTTTGGTTGATTTTACATTTATGACAAAAGAAAATTTGGATGCAAATACAATTAATCAAGCTTTTAAAAATTATGCTAATAATCAATTAAAAAATATAATTGAATATTGCGAGTTGCCACTAGTATCGTGCGATTTCATACAAAACCCAAATTCATGTATTTTAGACAGCTTATTAACAGAATCTATTGGTAATTTATCAAAGGTTTTTGGTTGGTATGATAATGAATTTGGATATTCTTGCAGATTAAAGGATTTTTTATTATCAAAATAA
- a CDS encoding metal-dependent hydrolase: MPQYKTHLLAGFFVFLLIFLLFQSTNIFGHYSFLYMISCLLGSLFPDIDTKSMIQKFLYFILFAITIVAVLSKQWEIAVIISLISLIPLIVNHRKLTHRIWFVILIPFAIPIVTFHYNKAIILPIFVSYLFFVLGAISHILLDFGIFKTFKRK, encoded by the coding sequence ATGCCGCAATATAAAACCCACTTACTGGCAGGTTTTTTTGTATTTTTATTAATATTCTTACTTTTTCAAAGCACAAATATTTTCGGTCATTACAGTTTTTTATATATGATTTCATGTTTATTGGGCTCTCTATTTCCGGATATAGATACAAAAAGTATGATACAAAAATTTTTATATTTTATACTTTTTGCAATAACTATCGTTGCAGTACTGTCCAAGCAATGGGAGATCGCAGTAATTATTAGTTTAATCTCATTAATACCACTTATCGTAAATCATAGAAAGCTTACACATAGAATTTGGTTTGTAATATTAATACCCTTTGCCATTCCAATTGTAACTTTTCACTATAATAAAGCTATTATTTTACCTATTTTTGTCTCATATCTTTTCTTTGTTTTAGGTGCAATTTCGCATATTTTGCTGGATTTTGGCATTTTTAAAACATTTAAGCGCAAATAA
- a CDS encoding DUF1015 family protein, with the protein MKKINLFIIYFFGAFVSLLYATIDFQPFKAYMPRSDASAILADIKYQNNTNISGAQTIFNNIKQIKSYEEIRELSDAAAIKEFISSGFFEREKKPCFYIYSQQRKDIVNTGIIGKISIENYEKGEIKKHENIIESKAEFAQDIITIQNAFIEPILLCYKDNPIINNIIAKKIASYPDFVIDTKHKTKHFIWKIKDEKSINEISKIFSTIPNLYIADGHHRSAAAQRLKNAKKNIAGDKSCNANTNNNQELCEINYMTAAVFPESQITIYPYHRLLKEINNLTKSEFKKLLGQSFTIEKTIKKTVPHKNIRMFYNSQWYTLKLKKQNPDSTWNKFKNLFKKPQNYPIENIIPYIFQKNVIEPIFKNDSNKIGQNIEFVSGNLSIENLLLKYIKGDFVVMFLLPALSFSDLLKVVNSNENLPPKSTWIEPKIKAGIFVKELEE; encoded by the coding sequence GTGAAAAAAATTAATTTATTTATAATTTATTTTTTTGGAGCTTTTGTAAGCTTACTTTATGCAACAATAGACTTTCAACCGTTTAAAGCATACATGCCTAGAAGCGATGCCTCAGCAATTTTGGCAGACATCAAATATCAAAACAACACAAATATATCCGGCGCGCAAACGATTTTTAACAATATAAAACAAATAAAATCATATGAAGAAATAAGAGAACTAAGTGATGCTGCCGCTATAAAAGAATTTATAAGCAGCGGTTTTTTTGAACGCGAAAAAAAACCATGTTTTTATATCTATTCACAGCAGCGAAAAGATATTGTAAATACGGGAATAATTGGCAAAATATCTATAGAAAATTATGAAAAAGGTGAAATAAAAAAGCATGAAAATATAATTGAGTCTAAAGCTGAATTTGCACAAGATATAATAACAATACAAAATGCTTTTATAGAACCAATTTTATTGTGCTATAAAGACAATCCAATAATCAATAATATAATAGCAAAAAAAATTGCCTCTTATCCTGATTTTGTAATAGATACAAAGCATAAAACAAAACATTTTATATGGAAAATAAAAGATGAAAAAAGCATTAACGAAATAAGTAAAATATTTTCAACTATTCCCAATTTATATATTGCCGATGGCCACCATAGGTCTGCTGCAGCGCAAAGATTAAAAAATGCAAAAAAAAATATTGCCGGCGATAAATCATGTAATGCAAATACAAACAACAATCAAGAATTATGTGAAATAAACTATATGACGGCTGCTGTTTTTCCGGAATCACAAATAACCATATATCCGTATCATAGATTATTAAAAGAGATTAATAATCTTACAAAATCTGAATTTAAAAAACTATTAGGCCAATCATTTACAATTGAAAAAACAATTAAAAAAACCGTACCGCACAAAAACATTCGTATGTTTTATAATTCGCAATGGTATACATTAAAATTAAAAAAGCAAAATCCGGATAGTACATGGAACAAATTTAAAAATCTATTTAAAAAACCCCAAAATTATCCAATAGAAAACATAATTCCATATATTTTTCAAAAAAACGTTATCGAACCGATATTCAAAAACGATAGCAATAAAATTGGGCAAAATATAGAATTTGTAAGCGGTAATTTAAGTATTGAAAATCTACTTTTAAAATATATTAAAGGTGATTTTGTTGTAATGTTTCTGTTACCTGCATTAAGTTTTTCAGATCTTTTAAAAGTTGTTAATTCAAATGAAAATTTACCACCAAAATCTACTTGGATTGAACCCAAGATTAAAGCCGGTATATTTGTAAAAGAACTCGAAGAGTAA
- a CDS encoding rod shape-determining protein RodA, with protein MFKYKYFYYFDKTITFTILALLLLGLLFVFSATYTPEAPISIFFKKQLFGAITGIFIYIFFSVKNIEATKRYGFAGFFLTLIILAYTILKGFVAMGAKRWFSIYFFKFQPSELTKFLFPLFIAYYFCELKPIKIDALNRIVIKNFLFPLSILFIVFILILKQPDLGTALIILLSGIILFWVIGINKKFIIFSFIIVFISAPFLWTKLKPYQKQRILVLLGEGNVRKERYQLEQSKIAIGSGGIFGKGLLKGTQNKLAFLPEARTDFIFSVICEELGFFGAILIFILFSILFFKIIVIASQLSNLAEQIIAIGLMLHILLSVCINIGMVTGILPIVGIPLPLFSYGVTNLWITMASLGVINNISIRRFYY; from the coding sequence ATGTTTAAATATAAATATTTTTATTACTTTGATAAAACAATAACATTTACAATATTAGCACTATTGCTATTAGGTTTACTTTTTGTTTTTAGCGCAACATACACACCGGAAGCTCCAATTTCTATTTTCTTTAAAAAACAATTATTTGGAGCAATTACAGGAATATTTATTTATATTTTTTTTAGTGTTAAAAATATTGAAGCGACAAAAAGATATGGCTTTGCAGGTTTTTTTTTAACACTTATTATTTTAGCTTATACAATATTAAAAGGTTTTGTTGCGATGGGTGCAAAGCGCTGGTTTTCAATATATTTTTTCAAATTTCAACCATCAGAATTAACAAAATTTTTATTTCCATTATTCATTGCATACTATTTTTGTGAATTAAAGCCCATAAAAATAGATGCCTTAAACAGAATTGTAATTAAAAATTTTTTATTCCCTTTAAGCATATTATTTATTGTATTTATTCTAATACTGAAACAGCCGGATTTGGGAACAGCATTAATTATTCTATTATCAGGAATAATTTTATTTTGGGTTATTGGAATAAATAAAAAATTTATAATATTTTCATTTATAATTGTCTTTATTAGCGCTCCATTTTTATGGACAAAATTAAAGCCATACCAAAAGCAACGAATTCTAGTACTACTTGGAGAGGGAAATGTCAGAAAGGAACGCTATCAACTTGAACAATCTAAAATAGCAATTGGATCCGGGGGCATTTTCGGAAAGGGTTTATTAAAAGGAACTCAAAATAAACTGGCTTTTTTACCGGAAGCTCGCACAGATTTTATATTTTCCGTAATTTGTGAAGAATTAGGTTTTTTTGGGGCTATTTTAATTTTTATTTTATTTTCAATACTTTTTTTCAAAATTATAGTAATCGCATCACAGCTATCCAACTTAGCAGAACAAATAATAGCAATTGGCCTAATGTTGCACATTCTACTTTCGGTTTGTATAAATATCGGTATGGTAACCGGAATACTTCCAATTGTCGGCATTCCATTACCCTTATTCAGTTACGGCGTTACAAACCTATGGATAACTATGGCAAGCCTTGGGGTAATTAATAACATTTCGATAAGACGATTTTATTATTAA
- a CDS encoding TatD family hydrolase, whose amino-acid sequence MFVDTHCHLNLMAKDSYEEKFCEKDFKKIEEIIIRSKKNKVEKFLTVGTDLAESKNSILISKHFDSVYSVIGLHPCDANDFWQNDLQEIKKLILDKKENKIVAIGETGLDYFHKPFDKDLQIKVFEAHIELAIENNLPLVIHVRDSVQDLYDILKNYKNKIAGVVHCFSQDKNYAQQFLDLDLYLGIGAIITYPKNDYLREIVNFIPLDRILLETDAPFLPPQEFRGKRNSPEYIPIIANAIANIKKVNLEVVENITTNNAKKLFDI is encoded by the coding sequence ATGTTTGTTGATACGCATTGTCATTTAAATTTAATGGCTAAAGATAGTTATGAAGAAAAATTTTGTGAAAAAGATTTTAAAAAAATAGAAGAAATTATAATTCGTTCAAAAAAAAACAAAGTAGAAAAATTTTTAACAGTTGGGACAGATTTGGCTGAAAGTAAAAATTCTATTTTAATTTCGAAACATTTTGATTCTGTATATTCAGTTATTGGTCTACACCCATGTGATGCAAATGATTTTTGGCAAAATGATTTGCAAGAAATAAAAAAGTTAATTTTAGATAAAAAAGAAAATAAGATAGTTGCAATAGGTGAGACCGGTTTGGATTATTTTCACAAGCCATTTGATAAAGATTTGCAAATTAAAGTTTTTGAGGCTCATATAGAGCTTGCAATTGAAAATAATTTACCACTGGTTATTCATGTTCGAGATTCTGTTCAAGATTTATATGATATTTTGAAAAATTATAAAAATAAAATTGCAGGAGTTGTTCATTGCTTTTCTCAAGATAAAAATTATGCACAGCAATTTTTGGATTTAGATTTGTATTTGGGTATTGGCGCAATAATAACCTATCCAAAGAATGATTACTTACGTGAAATCGTTAATTTTATTCCATTGGATAGAATTTTACTCGAAACCGATGCTCCGTTTTTGCCGCCACAAGAATTTAGGGGAAAAAGAAATTCGCCTGAATATATTCCAATTATTGCAAATGCAATAGCCAATATTAAAAAAGTTAATCTTGAAGTTGTTGAAAATATTACGACAAATAATGCAAAAAAATTATTTGATATTTAA